A genome region from Pseudomonas anguilliseptica includes the following:
- a CDS encoding MOSC domain-containing protein, producing MSPLHELLAAVPQQGCVRWIGVRAASRAEMIELEAVEARREAGLTGDHSRPGPRNARPVTLIQWEHLAVISALMGRPAEQPISAPELRRNIAVSGINLFSLKGRRFRLGQAILETTGWCQPCAKLEERLGLGTFQAMRGHGGITARVLQGGIIRLNDTLRVEPL from the coding sequence GTGAGCCCTTTGCACGAATTGCTCGCGGCCGTGCCGCAACAGGGCTGCGTGCGCTGGATTGGCGTGCGCGCCGCCTCGCGAGCAGAAATGATTGAGCTGGAGGCCGTCGAAGCGCGCCGCGAAGCCGGCCTCACCGGCGACCACAGCCGGCCAGGGCCGCGCAATGCCCGGCCGGTCACCCTGATCCAGTGGGAACACCTGGCAGTGATCAGCGCATTGATGGGCCGCCCAGCTGAACAGCCAATCAGCGCACCTGAACTACGGCGCAATATCGCCGTCAGCGGCATCAACCTGTTCAGCCTCAAGGGCCGGCGTTTTCGCCTTGGCCAGGCGATTCTGGAAACCACGGGTTGGTGCCAACCCTGTGCAAAGCTGGAAGAACGCTTGGGCCTCGGCACCTTTCAAGCCATGCGCGGCCACGGCGGAATTACCGCACGCGTGCTACAAGGGGGCATTATTCGCCTGAATGACACCCTGCGCGTTGAGCCTTTATAG
- a CDS encoding NAD(P)/FAD-dependent oxidoreductase, which translates to MTHQIVIVGGGAGGLELATRLGRTLGKRGQARITLVDANLTHIWKPLLHEVAAGSLNSSGDELNYVAQAKWNHFEFQLGRMCDLNRAEKRISLAATLDEQGQVLMPARELSYDSLVIAVGSTTNDFGTAGAAEHCLFLDTREQAERFHHQLLSHYLRAHASQGAATELINIAIVGAGATGVELAAELHHAARELAAYGLDRISPENMRITLIEAGTRVLPALPERISQPVHKTLEKLGVTVLTGAAVSQVTREALHTAQGQVIPATLKVWAAGIRAPDFLKELDGLESNRINQLQVRLTLQTTLDDNIFAFGDCAACPQPGSEGRNVPPRAQAAHQQASLLAKSLKLRIEGKALPEYRYRDYGSLISLSTFSAVGNLMGNLTGSVMLEGWLARMFYVSLYRMHQIALYGVTRTLLMMLGDRIGRSTEPRLKLH; encoded by the coding sequence ATGACTCATCAAATCGTAATTGTCGGCGGCGGCGCCGGCGGACTGGAGCTTGCTACCCGCCTGGGTAGAACCCTGGGTAAGCGCGGCCAGGCCAGGATCACCCTGGTCGACGCCAACCTGACGCATATCTGGAAACCACTGCTGCATGAAGTGGCCGCTGGCTCGCTGAACTCCTCCGGCGACGAACTCAACTACGTAGCGCAAGCCAAGTGGAATCACTTCGAGTTCCAGCTGGGGCGGATGTGCGACCTTAATCGTGCAGAAAAGCGTATCAGCCTGGCCGCGACCCTGGATGAGCAGGGCCAGGTGCTGATGCCTGCGCGCGAACTGAGTTACGACAGCCTGGTCATCGCCGTGGGCAGCACCACTAATGATTTCGGCACCGCCGGCGCCGCCGAGCACTGCCTGTTTCTCGATACCCGCGAGCAGGCCGAACGCTTCCATCATCAATTGCTCAGCCATTACCTGCGCGCCCATGCCAGCCAAGGTGCGGCAACAGAGCTGATCAACATCGCTATCGTCGGTGCCGGCGCCACGGGCGTTGAGCTAGCGGCCGAGTTGCACCACGCAGCGCGTGAACTGGCGGCCTACGGCCTGGATCGGATCAGCCCGGAAAACATGCGCATCACCCTGATCGAAGCCGGCACGCGGGTATTGCCAGCCCTGCCGGAGCGCATTAGTCAGCCAGTGCACAAAACCCTGGAGAAGCTTGGCGTAACCGTACTTACCGGCGCAGCCGTCAGCCAGGTGACTCGCGAGGCGCTGCATACTGCGCAAGGCCAGGTTATTCCAGCCACCTTGAAGGTCTGGGCCGCAGGGATTCGCGCACCTGATTTCCTTAAAGAGCTGGACGGCCTGGAAAGTAATCGCATCAACCAGCTACAGGTGCGCCTGACGCTGCAGACCACCCTGGACGACAACATCTTTGCCTTCGGCGACTGCGCCGCCTGCCCACAACCCGGCAGCGAGGGCCGCAACGTGCCGCCCCGCGCACAAGCGGCGCACCAGCAAGCCTCGCTACTGGCCAAATCGCTGAAACTGCGCATTGAAGGCAAAGCCCTGCCCGAGTATCGCTACCGCGATTACGGCTCACTGATCTCGCTGTCGACCTTCTCGGCGGTCGGCAACCTGATGGGCAACCTGACCGGCAGCGTGATGCTCGAAGGCTGGCTGGCCAGGATGTTCTACGTATCGCTCTACCGCATGCATCAGATCGCCCTGTATGGCGTAACCCGCACGCTACTGATGATGCTCGGCGACCGCATCGGCCGCAGCACCGAGCCGCGCCTTAAGCTGCACTAA
- a CDS encoding DUF3094 family protein, with product MSSRLNPDDLKRVEQYLSAPQHQVERQPFKVWRLLLIIVIIVIGLGVLSRLLSRLVL from the coding sequence ATGTCCAGTCGCCTGAACCCTGATGATCTAAAACGTGTCGAGCAATACCTCAGCGCTCCGCAGCATCAGGTCGAGCGCCAGCCGTTCAAGGTCTGGCGACTGTTGCTGATCATCGTGATCATCGTGATTGGCCTGGGTGTACTGAGCCGTCTTCTGAGTCGACTGGTGCTATGA